One Amaranthus tricolor cultivar Red isolate AtriRed21 chromosome 1, ASM2621246v1, whole genome shotgun sequence DNA window includes the following coding sequences:
- the LOC130828579 gene encoding UPF0496 protein At4g34320-like — protein MGGHMSKKAAESSTEISNLQYTTDLTSYEAACKTDTDLQSFDTNLQARTNHVINSLAVGVEVRSLSFNSMKEVTECLLEMNQEVVKLILECKQDIWKTPELFELVEEYFENSLQTLDFCAALEKCLKRVKDSQLLIMVALQQFEDEDGKGEIRYYKTLQELKNFKAAGDPFTDEFFQIFQSVYKQQLLVLEKLQVKKNKLDKKLKYVHAWRKVSSIIFVATFAAVLICSVVAAATMAPPVAAALAAATAVPVGSMGKWIDSLWRNFENALKGQKEVISSMQIGTYVAIKDLDNIRVLIDRLEIELELLLKSAEIAVCEDAVKLGIEEIKKKMVGFTKNVEDLGVQADMCSRDIRRARTVVLQRIIKHSNNHA, from the coding sequence ATGGGAGGACATATGAGCAAAAAAGCAGCAGAAAGTTCAACAGAAATCAGTAATCTACAGTACACAACAGACCTAACATCATATGAAGCAGCTTGTAAAACAGATACAGATTTACAATCTTTTGACACAAATCTACAAGCTAGAACAAATCATGTAATCAATTCATTAGCAGTTGGTGTCGAAGTTCGATCGCTTTCGTTCAATTCAATGAAGGAAGTGACTGAATGTTTGTTGGAAATGAATCAGGAAGTTGTGAAACTTATCTTAGAATGCAAGCAAGACATATGGAAAACACCAGAATTATTTGAACTTGTTGAAGAATACTTCGAAAATAGTTTACAAACCCTAGATTTCTGTGCAGCATTAGAAAAATGCCTTAAAAGGGTTAAAGATAGTCAATTGCTTATAATGGTAGCTTTACAACAGTTTGAGGATGAAGATGGTAAAGGGGAAATTAGGTATTACAAAACTCTGCAAGAATTGAAGAACTTTAAAGCTGCTGGTGATCCATTTACTGATGaattttttcagatttttcaGTCTGTTTATAAACAGCAATTGTTAGTGCTTGAGAAATTGCAAGTTAAGAAGAATAAATTGGATAAGAAGTTGAAATATGTTCATGCTTGGAGGAAGGTTTCTAGTATTATATTTGTGGCCACGTTTGCAGCGGTTTTGATCTGCTCGGTGGTGGCGGCTGCCACCATGGCACCACCGGTTGCAGCGGCATTAGCAGCTGCAACCGCGGTCCCTGTGGGGTCCATGGGGAAATGGATTGATTCCCTTTGGAGGAACTTTGAGAATGCATTGAAAGGGCAAAAGGAGGTGATTAGTAGTATGCAGATAGGGACTTATGTTGCTATAAAAGACTTGGATAATATTAGAGTGTTGATTGATAGACTGGAAATCGAGCTCGAATTGTTGTTAAAAAGCGCGGAGATTGCGGTTTGTGAAGATGCTGTTAAGCTTGGTATTGAAGAGATTAAGAAGAAAATGGTTGGTTTTACAAAGAATGTTGAAGATTTGGGTGTGCAAGCTGATATGTGCAGTAGAGATATCAGAAGGGCAAGAACTGTTGTCCTGCAGAGGATCATTAAGCATTCTAACAATCATGCATAA